The Gemmatimonadaceae bacterium sequence ACATCGACCTGGTCGCTGAACACGGGGGCACGGTCGTGTTCGTCGAGGTCAAAGCCCGACGTGGCGCGGAGTTCGGGGGGCCGATCGAGGCGGTCAACTGGAAGAAGCGTCGAGAGTTATCGCGATCCGCACACGCCTGGATAGACCGCCACGGACGGCTGGGCGAAGGCTACCGGTTCGACGTAGTGGGCGTGCTGGTGACCGGGGCTCGAGTTCGTGTACGCCATGTGGAAAACGCCTTTGCCCTGGACGTGCGGTGAAATCCGTGCTTGAGAGCAAGCGAGGATCTTCGTATTTTGTTCGGGGTTCGTTTTCGTTCCTGCCACCTCGTAGATTCTCTGCGCGGTGGTGCTCAGACCACACCACACCATCGGGTGACGTATGGCGGGATCCGCAATGCAGGACGACCGCAAGAAGGCACTGGGTCTGGCCATCTCGCAAATCGAAAAGAACTGTGGCAAGGGTGCGATCATGCGCATGGGCAACGAAGCCGCGCGCGTTCGCATCGAGGGGATACCGACCGGCGCGATCAATCTGGATGCGGCGATCGGGATTGGCGGGGTGCCGCGAGGGCGCGTCACCGAGATCTACGGGCCGGAGTCGAGCGGCAAGACCACGCTCTGCCTCCATGTGGTGGCGAACGCGCAGCGCACCGGTGGAGTGGCAGCGTTCATCGACGCGGAGCACGCGCTCGACGTCGAGTATGCCAAGAAGCTCGGGGTGGACGTGGAGAACCTGCTGGTGTCGCAGCCGGACACCGGAGAGCAGGCGCTGGAGATCTGTGAGATTCTGGTACGTTCCGGGGCGGTGGATGTCATCGTGATCGACTCGGTGGCCGCGCTGGTGCCGAAGGCGGAAATCGAGGGGGACATGGGCGACGCGCACGTGGGGCTGCAGGCCCGCCTCATGAGCCAGGCGCTCAGGAAGCTGACGGGTGCAATCGCCCGATCGCGAACGGCCGTGATCTTCATCAATCAGTTGCGCGAAAAGGTCGGGGTAATGTTCGGGAACCCCGAGACGACGACGGGTGGCAAGGCCCTCAAGTTCTACGCGTCGCTCCGGCTCGACATCCGTCGCATCGGCGCGGTGAAGGACAAGGAAGAGGTCACGGGGTCCCAGGTCAGGGTGAAGGTCGTAAAGAACAAGGTGGCGCCGCCGTTCAAGCAGGCGGAGTTCGACATCATGTACGCAGAGGGGATCTCACACTCCTCACTGCTGGTGGATATCGGGTCCGAGTCGGGCATCATCGAGAAGTCCGGCGCGTGGTACAGCTACGGTGGCCAACGCATCGGCCAGGGACGCGAAAATGCAAAGCTCTTCCTCAAGGACAACCCGGCGATGCTCGCCGAGGTCGAGGAGAAGGTGAAAGGAGTACTCGGCTTGCGGCGGGGTGAGCAGCCGGTAGATGTGGAGGTCGTGGAAGAGTAGGTCGCTCTGATACACAGGCACCGGCGATGTTGAGGCCGGAGGGTTGTTCTCTGAGGATGTTGGGGCCCGGTACCCCGCATTGCTCAAAGGGCCTCTCTCCGGCCTCTGCCGTTCCAGGGCTCCAGGCGCGGGAGGCGGCAGCGGCAGTGCAGGGGAACCAGCGCGATGCAGACGAGGCCGTCGCGACCGACCCGCGCGGGCGATCGCACGTGTTGCGATGTCAACGCGGCCGTGGTCACGGCGACGGCTTGCAGCGCCCGACCATTGCGACGAGGGGCAGACACCAGCCGGCGCGACCGCGCGCCCGCGGCGGGTGCGAACTTCCTCCTGAAACCCGCGAGGCCGTCCGGCAACCAGCTTTCCCTGCGCGACATACACCCACGGCGAGCCAAGTTCTTCTCGATATCCGCTAGCCCGTCTGGCAACCAGCCTTCCATGACACCGTATCGAAAGCGCGGTCAGCTGCGCGAGCGCACGTCCTTCCAGCCTGGAACTGTGACCGCCATGCGGTCGCTCGATGCCAGCGGCTCGCGGTTCGTCCTGACCGCGAGCGGCGTCGACGGGGTCGTCTCACCGGAAATCATCGGTACCTTCAGGCTCGCGGTTGGCCGTAACCTCTCGACGCATGAAGCCGCGGAACTCACCGAAGCGGCGCGCCGCCTTCAGGTCTATGACCTCGGGGTCAAGCTGCTTGCGGGGCGTGCACGCTCCGCTCGCGACCTGAGCCTGGCGCTCCGTCGCCGCGGCGCGAGCGACGCCGAAGCAGCTGCCGCGATCACTCGGCTCATCGAACTCGGGGTGCTGGACGACGCCGTGTTCGCGCGCGCGCTGGCGCACGCGAAATCGAGCGGGTCCGGTGTTTCGAAACGCCGACTGCAGCAGGACCTCGCGCGCCGAGGTGTGGCGCCAGCCACTGCCCGCACCGCGATCGACGAGGTCGCTGCTGACGTTGGGCTCGACGAACGCGCCACCGCCCTCGCCGTGGCGCGCAAGCGAGTGCGCGCACTCGCCTCCCTGGATCGGGCCGTGGCCCGCCGTCGGCTCTATGCCTTCCTTGCCCGGCGCGGCTTCGACGGGGCGGTGATCACCTTCGTGCTGGGTGCTGTGTTCGGGCCGGGCGACGATGCGTCGGGCGGCGACGATCAGGACGGACCCGAGGACTGACCCGGGCTGACCCGCACGGGAGCGCTCGCAGCCCAGATGGCGGTGGTGAGGAGCGCGACCGCGCCCAGCTGATGCAATGCCGCGATGCCGAGCGGAACGCCGAGCAGAAGCGTGCTGATGCCGAGCGTCACCTGCACGAGGACGGCGCCCACCATCGCGACCCACGGAGCGCTGAGCGCACCATGACGGCGGCGTTCGCGCCACGCGACGCCAGCGACCAGCAGGAGCGTGATCACGGCCAGCACCCGATGGTTGAACTGGACGCTCGCGGCGTTCTCGAAGAGGTTTCGCCAGGCGGGCGACAGCTGGCCGTACCCGGGCGGAACCAGCCCATCGCCCATGCGCGGGAACGTGTTGAAGATGTGTCCCGCGTCCAGACCGGCGACGAACCCGCCGCTCACGATCGTGAGAAACGCGAAGCCACCGATCAGCAGGGCGCCCCGGTGCACGAGCGCGCGCCTAACGGGAACGGTGAACGCCGTCCACGCCGCGATCACGTAGATCGCGAGGGCCAGCGAGAGGTGTGCAACGAGGCGATACTGGCTCACATCGGTCCGGTCCGAGAGCCCACTGGTGACCATGTACCAGCCGAGCGCGCCCTGGGCCGCGGTGAGCAGCGGAAGCGACGCGAGGCGGAAGCGCAGGTGCGAAGGGATTCGCCCAGCCAGCAGCAGGACGAGGAACGGCACGGCGATGACGAGTCCGGCGATACGAGCGGACAGTCGGTGCGCCCACTCCCACCAGAACAGGGTCTGGAATTGCGGCAGCGTGATCCCGCGGTGCACGGTCTGCGCCTCGGGGATCTGCAGGTAGGCGTCATAGGCCTGCTGCCACGCCGCCGCGTCGAGCGGCGGCAGGACGCCCGAGACCGGCTTCCACTCCGTGATCGACAGTCCACTCTCGGTGAGCCGAGTCGCGCCGCCAACGACGAGAGTGAGCACCACCGCCAGTGCGCTGGCGATCATCCACGCGCGGATCGCACGCGCCGCAGAGGGCGCGGACGGCGCATGGGTCACCGGGGCGACCGG is a genomic window containing:
- the recA gene encoding recombinase RecA; its protein translation is MAGSAMQDDRKKALGLAISQIEKNCGKGAIMRMGNEAARVRIEGIPTGAINLDAAIGIGGVPRGRVTEIYGPESSGKTTLCLHVVANAQRTGGVAAFIDAEHALDVEYAKKLGVDVENLLVSQPDTGEQALEICEILVRSGAVDVIVIDSVAALVPKAEIEGDMGDAHVGLQARLMSQALRKLTGAIARSRTAVIFINQLREKVGVMFGNPETTTGGKALKFYASLRLDIRRIGAVKDKEEVTGSQVRVKVVKNKVAPPFKQAEFDIMYAEGISHSSLLVDIGSESGIIEKSGAWYSYGGQRIGQGRENAKLFLKDNPAMLAEVEEKVKGVLGLRRGEQPVDVEVVEE
- a CDS encoding COX15/CtaA family protein — protein: MSRPSVDAPSLRVPGTPVAPVTHAPSAPSAARAIRAWMIASALAVVLTLVVGGATRLTESGLSITEWKPVSGVLPPLDAAAWQQAYDAYLQIPEAQTVHRGITLPQFQTLFWWEWAHRLSARIAGLVIAVPFLVLLLAGRIPSHLRFRLASLPLLTAAQGALGWYMVTSGLSDRTDVSQYRLVAHLSLALAIYVIAAWTAFTVPVRRALVHRGALLIGGFAFLTIVSGGFVAGLDAGHIFNTFPRMGDGLVPPGYGQLSPAWRNLFENAASVQFNHRVLAVITLLLVAGVAWRERRRHGALSAPWVAMVGAVLVQVTLGISTLLLGVPLGIAALHQLGAVALLTTAIWAASAPVRVSPGQSSGPS
- a CDS encoding RecX family transcriptional regulator; this encodes MTPYRKRGQLRERTSFQPGTVTAMRSLDASGSRFVLTASGVDGVVSPEIIGTFRLAVGRNLSTHEAAELTEAARRLQVYDLGVKLLAGRARSARDLSLALRRRGASDAEAAAAITRLIELGVLDDAVFARALAHAKSSGSGVSKRRLQQDLARRGVAPATARTAIDEVAADVGLDERATALAVARKRVRALASLDRAVARRRLYAFLARRGFDGAVITFVLGAVFGPGDDASGGDDQDGPED
- a CDS encoding YraN family protein, yielding MTTTTQQLGLDGERIAERWLVRKGWRVLQRRYRSGHRDIDLVAEHGGTVVFVEVKARRGAEFGGPIEAVNWKKRRELSRSAHAWIDRHGRLGEGYRFDVVGVLVTGARVRVRHVENAFALDVR